A genomic region of Serratia fonticola contains the following coding sequences:
- a CDS encoding aspartate:alanine antiporter, with protein sequence MNINVASLLNGNYILLLFVVLALGLCLGKVRLGSVQLGNSIGVLVVSLLLGQQHFAINTEALNLGFMLFIFCVGVEAGPNFFSIFFRDGKNYFMLALVMVGSAMVIALGLGKLFHWDIGLTAGMLAGSMTSTPVLVGAGDTLRNTITNGPALLAAQDHLSLGYALTYLIGLVSLIFGARYLPKLQHQDLSTSAQQIARERGLDTDSQRKVYLPVIRAYRVGQELVAWADGKNLRELGIYRQTGCYIERIRRNGILANPDGDAVLQVGDEISLVGYPDAHARLDPSFRNGKEVFDRDLLDMRIVTEEIVVKNSNAVGKRLSQLKLTDHGCFLNRVIRSQIEMPIDDSIVLNKGDVLQVSGDARRVKSVAEKIGFISIHSQVTDLLAFCAFFIIGLLIGQITIQFSSFSFGIGNAAGLLMSGIMLGFLRANHPTFGYIPQGALNMVKEFGLMVFMAGVGLSAGAGIGHSLGAVGGQMLIAGLIVSLVPVVICFLFGAYILRMNRALLFGAIMGARTCAPAMEIISDTARSNIPALGYAGTYAIANVLLTLAGSLIVVIWPGIMG encoded by the coding sequence GTGAACATAAACGTCGCAAGTTTGTTAAATGGTAACTACATCCTGTTACTATTTGTGGTACTCGCTCTGGGGCTCTGCCTCGGGAAAGTCCGTCTGGGCTCCGTTCAACTCGGTAATTCTATTGGCGTTTTAGTGGTCTCGCTATTGCTTGGCCAACAGCATTTCGCCATTAACACTGAAGCCTTGAATCTTGGTTTCATGCTGTTTATTTTTTGCGTCGGTGTTGAAGCTGGTCCCAACTTTTTCTCGATTTTTTTCCGCGATGGTAAAAACTATTTCATGTTGGCGCTGGTGATGGTCGGCTCAGCGATGGTGATCGCCCTTGGCCTGGGCAAGCTATTCCATTGGGATATCGGCCTGACCGCAGGTATGCTCGCCGGATCGATGACCTCCACACCGGTGTTGGTTGGGGCTGGCGATACGCTGCGTAATACCATCACCAATGGCCCTGCACTGCTTGCTGCACAAGATCACCTGAGCCTGGGTTATGCCCTGACTTACCTGATCGGCCTGGTCAGCCTGATTTTTGGGGCTCGCTACCTGCCTAAATTACAGCATCAGGATCTCTCGACGTCCGCCCAACAAATCGCCCGCGAACGTGGCCTTGATACCGATAGCCAACGTAAGGTTTATCTACCGGTGATCCGCGCCTATCGGGTTGGCCAGGAACTGGTGGCCTGGGCAGATGGCAAAAATCTGCGTGAGCTTGGCATCTACCGCCAAACCGGTTGCTACATTGAGCGAATCCGCCGTAACGGCATTCTGGCCAACCCGGATGGCGATGCGGTATTACAGGTTGGCGATGAGATCTCTCTCGTCGGCTATCCCGATGCCCATGCACGCCTGGATCCCAGCTTCCGTAACGGTAAAGAAGTGTTCGATCGCGATCTGCTGGACATGCGCATCGTCACCGAAGAGATCGTGGTCAAAAACAGCAATGCCGTAGGCAAACGCCTGAGCCAGTTGAAACTGACCGACCACGGCTGTTTCCTGAACCGCGTGATCCGCAGCCAGATTGAAATGCCGATTGATGACAGCATTGTGCTCAATAAAGGCGATGTCCTGCAGGTGAGTGGCGATGCCCGCCGCGTGAAAAGCGTGGCAGAGAAGATCGGCTTTATCTCTATTCACAGCCAGGTGACTGACCTGCTGGCATTCTGCGCTTTCTTTATTATCGGCTTGTTGATTGGCCAGATTACCATTCAGTTCAGCAGTTTCTCCTTCGGTATCGGCAACGCCGCCGGGCTGCTGATGTCCGGCATCATGCTGGGCTTCCTGCGAGCCAACCATCCAACGTTCGGTTATATCCCTCAGGGCGCACTGAATATGGTGAAAGAATTCGGTCTGATGGTCTTTATGGCTGGTGTCGGCCTAAGCGCAGGGGCCGGTATTGGCCACAGTCTCGGTGCGGTAGGTGGACAAATGCTGATCGCCGGGCTGATCGTCAGCCTGGTGCCGGTGGTTATCTGCTTCCTGTTTGGCGCCTATATTCTGCGGATGAACCGCGCACTGCTGTTTGGTGCCATTATGGGCGCGCGTACCTGTGCCCCGGCGATGGAGATCATCAGCGATACGGCGCGCAGTAATATCCCGGCGTTGGGCTACGCGGGCACCTATGCGATCGCCAACGTATTGTTAACCTTGGCTGGTTCACTCATTGTGGTGATATGGCCCGGCATCATGGGATGA
- a CDS encoding DNA-binding transcriptional regulator encodes MMYCRTAAHARTSRYLSENTKERYHQCQNINCSCAFVTLESIQRQIVTPGKIDIVPPHPTRGNQGSLWI; translated from the coding sequence ATGATGTACTGCAGAACCGCAGCACATGCCCGTACTAGTCGTTATCTGAGTGAGAACACCAAAGAGCGTTATCACCAGTGCCAAAACATAAACTGCAGTTGTGCTTTTGTGACCCTGGAGTCTATCCAACGCCAAATCGTGACTCCGGGGAAGATTGATATTGTGCCGCCACACCCAACGAGGGGAAATCAGGGATCACTTTGGATCTGA
- the eco gene encoding serine protease inhibitor ecotin, with product MNKLSLAFTSLLMAASASAIAATTAGNDDLNMQPLEKVAPFPNAEKGMSRQVIYLPKQENEENFKVELLIGKTLEVDCNRHMMGGALESKTLAGWGYDYFVLEKLSAPASTMMACPDNTKRQEFVAAHLGDAAMQRYNSRLPIVVYVPKDVEVRYRIWSASETTGRAVIK from the coding sequence ATGAACAAGCTTTCTTTGGCATTTACCAGCCTGTTAATGGCCGCATCTGCCAGTGCCATTGCGGCAACAACCGCTGGAAATGACGATCTCAATATGCAGCCTTTGGAAAAAGTGGCGCCATTCCCTAACGCAGAGAAGGGAATGAGCCGCCAGGTTATCTATTTACCAAAGCAGGAAAATGAAGAGAACTTTAAGGTTGAATTGCTGATTGGTAAAACGCTGGAAGTGGATTGCAACCGCCATATGATGGGGGGCGCTCTGGAAAGCAAAACGCTGGCTGGCTGGGGGTATGACTATTTTGTCCTGGAAAAACTTTCGGCACCAGCTTCTACCATGATGGCTTGCCCGGATAATACCAAGCGCCAGGAGTTTGTTGCCGCCCATTTGGGTGATGCCGCGATGCAGCGTTACAACAGCCGCTTGCCGATCGTGGTGTACGTGCCGAAAGATGTCGAAGTACGCTACCGCATTTGGTCTGCCAGTGAAACCACCGGGCGTGCAGTGATTAAATAA
- a CDS encoding phosphatase PAP2 family protein, with protein sequence MGRHVHPKTSSQPSLNQLSTTAQIRTGALYSLSASFYRWQALGLMVTGLLFIWLSRNEQWDWAISNVWYDAVSHRFPWQNNHWLDLINHRLLKISVIAGAVLALLWGIYRRNTRLIVTMLLVGIGPLVVGILKATSAHSCPWDLLQYGGKAMSFPLFGTPPAIPGPGHCFPGGHASSGFALMALFFLFYPQRPRLAYWCWLGGFALGMLMGFGQIMRGAHFLSHNLWAGWWVWFSQLAVYWWVSGKFCRKTR encoded by the coding sequence ATGGGCCGCCATGTGCATCCGAAAACATCGTCACAACCTTCGTTAAATCAACTCTCAACAACAGCACAAATTAGGACTGGCGCCCTTTACTCCTTGTCCGCATCCTTTTACCGTTGGCAGGCTTTGGGGCTGATGGTAACGGGGTTGCTGTTTATCTGGCTGTCGCGCAACGAGCAATGGGATTGGGCCATCAGTAATGTCTGGTACGATGCCGTAAGCCACCGCTTTCCCTGGCAGAACAACCACTGGCTGGATCTGATTAACCACCGCCTGCTGAAAATATCCGTTATTGCAGGTGCAGTACTGGCTCTGCTCTGGGGGATCTATCGCCGTAACACTCGCCTGATTGTGACTATGCTGTTGGTCGGCATAGGGCCGCTGGTGGTGGGGATTCTGAAAGCGACCAGTGCACATTCCTGCCCTTGGGATTTGTTGCAGTACGGTGGTAAAGCCATGTCATTCCCGCTGTTTGGCACGCCCCCCGCAATACCGGGACCCGGCCATTGTTTCCCCGGCGGCCATGCCTCCAGCGGCTTTGCCCTGATGGCACTGTTCTTTCTGTTTTATCCGCAACGCCCGCGCCTGGCTTACTGGTGCTGGCTGGGCGGTTTCGCACTTGGCATGCTGATGGGGTTTGGTCAGATCATGCGTGGCGCACATTTTCTTTCCCATAACCTGTGGGCTGGGTGGTGGGTCTGGTTCAGCCAACTGGCTGTTTATTGGTGGGTAAGCGGCAAATTCTGCCGTAAGACGAGGTAA
- the ybjG gene encoding undecaprenyl-diphosphate phosphatase: protein MEQLNYFLFAWINATPASPEWVIKLATFIARDLIAIIPLLIAGLWLWGPHNQLVSQREVVAKTTIALLFAMSAAATIGTLLPHERPFVAGIGYTFLAHAPDSSFPSDHGTAIFTFALAFLCWHRAWSGMLLMVVAVAIAWSRVFLGVHWPLDMVGGFLLGCVGCLFSQLVWNLFGEAIASRLTRLYHVLFAFPIRKGWVKE, encoded by the coding sequence ATGGAGCAATTAAACTATTTTCTTTTCGCCTGGATCAATGCCACACCGGCCAGCCCTGAATGGGTGATCAAGTTGGCCACCTTTATTGCCCGGGATCTGATTGCCATCATCCCGCTGCTGATAGCCGGTTTATGGTTATGGGGGCCGCACAATCAACTGGTATCACAGCGAGAAGTTGTCGCAAAAACCACCATTGCGCTGTTATTTGCCATGAGCGCCGCCGCCACTATCGGTACCCTGTTGCCGCACGAACGCCCCTTTGTCGCAGGCATTGGCTACACCTTCCTGGCTCATGCACCAGACAGTTCCTTCCCTAGCGATCATGGCACCGCCATTTTCACCTTTGCTCTAGCTTTTCTCTGCTGGCACCGTGCCTGGTCAGGCATGCTGCTGATGGTTGTCGCTGTGGCCATCGCCTGGTCACGCGTCTTCCTCGGCGTACACTGGCCGCTGGATATGGTGGGAGGGTTCTTGCTCGGATGCGTAGGTTGCCTGTTTTCTCAGTTGGTGTGGAATCTGTTTGGCGAAGCTATCGCCAGCAGGCTGACCCGCTTATATCACGTCTTGTTTGCCTTCCCGATCCGCAAAGGATGGGTGAAGGAGTAA
- the deoC gene encoding deoxyribose-phosphate aldolase codes for MTTKQIDYARYIDHTLLAMDATESQITKLCEEAQQHHFYAVCVNSGYVPLAAHLLEESNVKVCSVIGFPLGAGLTISKAFEAKAAIAAGAQEIDMVINVGWLKSGLLEEVKADIAAVREVCAAIPLKVILETCLLSDEQIVQVCEMCRELDVAFVKTSTGFSTGGAREEHVKMMRATVGSEMGVKASGAVRDRATAEKMIAAGATRIGTSSGVAIVSGDSAAAGSY; via the coding sequence ATGACAACCAAACAGATTGATTATGCCCGTTATATCGACCACACCCTGCTGGCGATGGATGCGACTGAAAGCCAAATCACCAAGTTGTGTGAAGAAGCCCAGCAGCATCATTTTTATGCCGTCTGCGTGAACTCCGGTTATGTTCCGCTGGCAGCTCATCTGCTAGAAGAAAGCAACGTTAAAGTATGTTCAGTCATCGGTTTCCCACTGGGCGCCGGTTTGACCATCAGCAAGGCTTTCGAAGCCAAAGCAGCCATTGCCGCAGGGGCTCAGGAAATCGATATGGTCATTAACGTGGGTTGGCTGAAAAGCGGCTTGCTGGAAGAAGTCAAAGCCGATATCGCTGCCGTGCGTGAGGTTTGCGCGGCTATCCCGTTGAAGGTAATATTAGAAACTTGCCTGCTCAGCGATGAGCAAATCGTTCAGGTTTGTGAAATGTGTCGCGAACTCGATGTTGCTTTCGTTAAGACCTCTACCGGTTTCAGCACTGGCGGTGCCCGTGAAGAACACGTCAAAATGATGCGCGCAACTGTTGGCAGCGAAATGGGCGTTAAAGCCTCTGGCGCAGTACGCGATCGCGCAACCGCAGAGAAAATGATCGCTGCAGGTGCAACACGCATCGGTACCAGCTCCGGCGTTGCCATCGTCTCCGGCGACAGTGCCGCGGCAGGCAGTTACTAA
- the deoR gene encoding DNA-binding transcriptional repressor DeoR codes for METRREERINRLVQALKRSDKIHLKEAALLLGVSEMTIRRDLSAEPTAVVLLGGYVVADPRINGVTNYFVSDQKAKQVMEKRRIGILAAPLVNENDTVFFDCGTTTPAIIDAIADELPFTAVCHSLNTFLALQDKPNCKVILCGGEFKPNNYIFTAVGQHNELDHICPNIAFISAAGLNLQQGATCFNFDELEMKHKALAMAQQKILVADHSKFAQTRPACIGPLTLFDRVITDRQPEQEFVDFFEQHAVSLRF; via the coding sequence ATGGAAACACGGCGTGAAGAACGTATCAACCGGCTGGTCCAGGCATTAAAGCGCTCTGACAAAATCCACTTGAAAGAAGCAGCCTTGCTGCTAGGCGTCTCGGAAATGACCATCCGCCGTGATCTCAGTGCAGAACCCACTGCGGTGGTATTGCTTGGCGGTTATGTGGTGGCCGATCCCCGCATCAACGGGGTGACCAACTACTTTGTCTCCGATCAGAAAGCTAAACAGGTCATGGAAAAACGCCGTATCGGCATATTGGCGGCACCGCTGGTCAACGAAAACGATACGGTGTTCTTTGATTGCGGCACCACTACCCCAGCGATCATCGACGCTATTGCCGATGAATTGCCTTTTACCGCTGTCTGCCATTCACTCAATACCTTCTTGGCGCTGCAGGATAAACCTAACTGCAAGGTGATCCTGTGCGGTGGCGAGTTCAAGCCGAATAACTACATTTTTACCGCCGTAGGTCAACATAACGAACTGGATCATATCTGCCCCAATATTGCCTTTATCTCTGCGGCAGGCCTCAATCTGCAGCAAGGAGCAACCTGCTTCAACTTTGATGAACTGGAGATGAAACACAAGGCATTGGCGATGGCACAGCAAAAGATTCTGGTTGCTGACCACAGCAAGTTCGCCCAAACCAGACCGGCCTGTATTGGGCCACTGACGCTGTTTGACCGAGTGATTACCGACCGCCAACCCGAACAAGAATTCGTCGATTTCTTCGAGCAACATGCGGTCAGCCTGCGGTTTTGA
- a CDS encoding HAAAP family serine/threonine permease: MDTTQTGTIASAASGSSSTWRKSDTMWMLGLYGTAIGAGVLFLPINAGIGGLIPLIIMAIIAFPMTFFAHRGLCRFVLSGKNPGEDITEVVEEHFGISAGKLITLLYFFAIYPILLVYSVAITNTVDSFITHQLGMTSPPRAILSLILIVGLMTIVRFGEQAIVKTMSILVFPFVGVLMLLALYLIPNWTGAIFENVSLAGSGSGVGHGLVITLWLAIPVMVFSFNHSPIISAFAVAKREEYGVDAEKKCSRILAYAHIMMVLTVMFFVFSCVLSLSPADLAEAKAQNISILSYLANHFNNPMIEYIAPVIAFIAITKSFLGHYLGAREGFNGMISKSMKSRGKTISTNKLNRITAIFMLVTTWIVATLNPSILGMIENLGGPIIAMLLFLMPMYAIRKVPAMRKYSGHISNVFVVVMGLIAISAILYTLFG; this comes from the coding sequence ATGGACACTACACAGACCGGCACTATTGCCTCTGCGGCCTCAGGTTCCAGCAGCACCTGGCGTAAATCTGACACCATGTGGATGTTGGGCCTTTATGGTACTGCTATCGGTGCAGGGGTACTGTTCTTGCCAATCAATGCCGGTATCGGCGGTTTGATCCCCTTGATCATCATGGCGATTATCGCCTTCCCGATGACCTTCTTCGCCCACCGTGGCCTGTGCCGTTTCGTGTTGTCAGGCAAAAATCCAGGCGAAGACATCACCGAAGTCGTAGAAGAGCACTTTGGTATCAGCGCAGGTAAGCTGATCACTCTGCTCTACTTTTTTGCCATCTACCCAATCCTGTTGGTTTATAGCGTTGCGATCACCAACACCGTTGACAGCTTCATCACCCACCAATTGGGGATGACTTCGCCACCGCGCGCTATTCTTTCCCTGATCCTGATCGTCGGGTTGATGACAATTGTGCGTTTCGGCGAGCAAGCCATCGTTAAGACCATGAGCATCCTGGTGTTCCCGTTTGTCGGCGTCCTGATGTTACTGGCCCTGTATCTGATCCCTAACTGGACCGGTGCCATTTTCGAAAACGTCTCTCTGGCGGGGTCAGGTAGCGGTGTAGGTCACGGTCTGGTTATCACCCTGTGGCTGGCGATCCCGGTGATGGTGTTCTCATTCAACCACTCACCTATCATCTCTGCTTTTGCGGTAGCAAAACGCGAAGAGTACGGTGTTGATGCCGAGAAGAAATGCTCACGCATCCTGGCTTATGCACATATCATGATGGTGCTGACCGTCATGTTCTTCGTCTTCAGTTGCGTGCTGAGCCTCTCGCCTGCAGATCTGGCCGAAGCCAAGGCGCAGAACATTTCTATCCTGTCTTACCTGGCCAACCACTTTAACAACCCGATGATCGAGTACATCGCGCCGGTTATCGCCTTTATCGCCATCACCAAGTCGTTCCTGGGCCACTACCTGGGTGCGCGTGAAGGCTTCAACGGCATGATTTCCAAATCGATGAAGAGCCGTGGCAAAACCATCAGCACCAACAAACTGAACCGCATCACTGCGATCTTCATGCTGGTAACCACCTGGATCGTGGCAACCTTGAACCCAAGCATTTTGGGCATGATTGAAAATCTGGGTGGCCCAATCATCGCCATGCTGCTGTTCCTGATGCCGATGTATGCCATCCGTAAAGTACCTGCTATGCGCAAGTACAGCGGCCACATCAGCAACGTTTTCGTGGTAGTGATGGGTTTGATTGCCATTTCCGCAATCCTGTACACCCTGTTCGGCTAA
- a CDS encoding L-serine ammonia-lyase, whose product MVSVFDIFKIGIGPSSSHTVGPMKAGKEFVDDLIAAGQLHDTTRVAVDVYGSLSLTGKGHHTDIAIIMGLAGNLPHDVDIDSIPTFIRDVEQRGRLLLAKGQHEVDFPPSGGMNFHSSNLPLHENGMRISAYAGDQLLHSKTYYSIGGGFIVDEEHFGQPTDDNVSIPYPYRSAQDLQQHCKETGLSLSGLVMQNELALRSRAEIEAHFADVWQVMRTGIERGMNTEGLLPGPMKVQRRAAALRRILVTGDKNNIDPMNVVDWINMFAFAVNEENAAGGRVVTAPTNGACGIIPAVLAYYDQFIRPVNTNSYSRFFLTSGVIGTLYKMNASISGAEVGCQGEVGVACSMAAAGLAELMGGSPAQVCIAAEIAMEHHLGLTCDPLAGQVQVPCIERNAISAVKAVNAARMALRRTSEPRVCLDKVIETMYETGKDMNAKYRETSQGGLAIKVVACN is encoded by the coding sequence ATGGTCAGCGTTTTCGATATTTTCAAAATTGGCATTGGCCCCTCCAGTTCCCATACTGTCGGCCCAATGAAAGCCGGCAAAGAGTTTGTCGACGATTTGATTGCCGCAGGGCAGCTCCACGACACCACCCGAGTGGCTGTCGACGTTTACGGTTCGCTGTCACTCACCGGTAAAGGGCACCATACTGATATCGCCATCATCATGGGCCTGGCGGGAAATCTGCCTCATGATGTAGACATCGACAGCATTCCCACTTTTATCCGTGATGTAGAACAGCGTGGTCGTCTGTTGTTGGCTAAAGGCCAACACGAAGTGGACTTTCCACCATCAGGTGGCATGAACTTCCACAGTAGCAATCTGCCACTGCACGAGAATGGTATGCGTATCAGCGCTTATGCCGGTGACCAACTGCTGCACAGCAAAACCTACTACTCCATCGGCGGCGGCTTTATCGTTGATGAGGAGCATTTCGGTCAACCGACCGACGATAACGTCTCCATCCCCTACCCTTACCGTTCCGCACAAGATCTGCAGCAACACTGCAAGGAGACCGGGCTGTCACTTTCCGGGCTGGTGATGCAAAACGAATTGGCGTTACGCAGCAGAGCGGAAATTGAAGCACATTTTGCCGATGTCTGGCAGGTAATGCGCACCGGCATCGAACGCGGTATGAACACCGAAGGTCTGCTGCCTGGTCCGATGAAAGTTCAACGCCGTGCCGCCGCACTGCGCCGCATCCTGGTGACCGGTGACAAGAACAACATCGATCCGATGAACGTGGTGGACTGGATTAACATGTTCGCTTTCGCGGTTAACGAAGAAAATGCCGCCGGTGGGCGTGTTGTGACAGCCCCCACCAACGGCGCCTGTGGCATCATTCCGGCAGTGCTGGCGTATTACGATCAGTTTATCCGTCCGGTGAACACCAACTCTTACAGCCGTTTCTTTCTGACCTCCGGCGTCATTGGTACCCTGTACAAAATGAACGCCTCTATTTCCGGTGCCGAAGTTGGCTGTCAGGGTGAAGTCGGTGTTGCTTGCTCAATGGCGGCGGCAGGGTTGGCGGAATTGATGGGGGGAAGCCCTGCTCAAGTATGTATCGCCGCAGAGATCGCCATGGAACATCATCTCGGTCTGACCTGCGATCCGCTGGCCGGACAGGTTCAGGTGCCTTGTATAGAACGTAACGCCATATCCGCCGTAAAGGCCGTCAATGCCGCACGAATGGCTCTGCGCCGTACCAGCGAACCGCGCGTATGTCTGGATAAGGTGATCGAGACCATGTACGAGACAGGCAAAGACATGAATGCCAAATATCGCGAGACATCCCAAGGTGGATTGGCTATCAAGGTTGTAGCCTGTAATTGA
- a CDS encoding serine hydrolase, translated as MMNKHFSTSLRKLALSVGVMLMVVPAVQAADSPAAPQVDAKAYVLMDYNSGKILTEGNADTRLDPASLTKIMSSYVIGQAIKAGKIKPDDLVTVGKDAWATGNPVLRGSSLMFIKPGDQIPVLELNKGIVIQSGNDASIALADFVAGSQDSFVGLMNNYAKSLGLQNTHFLTVHGLDAEGQYSTARDMALLSQALIRDVPDEYALHKEKEFTFNKIRQINRNRLLWSTNLNVDGIKTGYTSGAGHNLVASATDGPMRLISVVLGAPSDRVRFSESEKLLTWGFRFYETATPIKADKAFVTQKVWFGDVSEVPLGVAKDAAVTIPKGQMKNLKASYKLNQPTLEAPLAKNQVVGTIDYQLDGKTIEQHPLVVMEEVKEGNFFSRMWDFVMMKLSQWFGGIFG; from the coding sequence ATGATGAATAAACACTTTTCTACCTCTCTTCGTAAACTGGCCCTCAGCGTAGGCGTCATGTTAATGGTTGTTCCCGCCGTACAGGCGGCAGATTCCCCAGCGGCACCGCAGGTCGATGCCAAAGCCTATGTGCTGATGGACTATAACAGCGGCAAGATCCTCACTGAAGGCAACGCCGATACCCGCCTGGATCCCGCAAGCCTGACGAAAATCATGTCCAGCTATGTGATCGGCCAGGCGATAAAAGCTGGCAAAATCAAACCAGACGATCTGGTTACCGTGGGCAAAGATGCTTGGGCGACAGGCAACCCGGTGCTGCGAGGCTCATCGCTGATGTTCATCAAACCGGGCGATCAGATACCGGTGTTAGAACTGAATAAGGGCATTGTCATTCAGTCTGGCAACGATGCCAGCATCGCCCTGGCAGATTTTGTTGCCGGTAGCCAGGATTCGTTTGTCGGGCTGATGAACAACTATGCGAAATCACTTGGTTTGCAGAATACGCATTTCCTGACCGTACACGGTCTGGATGCAGAAGGGCAATACAGCACTGCGCGTGATATGGCGTTGCTGAGCCAGGCGTTGATCCGCGATGTCCCGGATGAATATGCGCTGCATAAAGAGAAAGAATTCACCTTCAACAAGATCCGCCAGATAAACCGTAACCGCCTGTTGTGGAGTACAAACCTGAACGTAGACGGCATCAAGACCGGCTACACCAGCGGTGCCGGGCATAACCTGGTCGCCTCGGCAACCGATGGCCCAATGCGCCTGATTTCGGTGGTGTTAGGGGCACCCAGCGACCGAGTTCGTTTCAGTGAGAGCGAAAAGTTGCTGACCTGGGGATTCCGGTTCTATGAAACCGCCACACCGATCAAAGCCGACAAGGCGTTCGTGACCCAGAAAGTGTGGTTTGGCGATGTAAGCGAAGTGCCGCTGGGGGTGGCGAAAGATGCTGCAGTCACTATCCCTAAAGGGCAGATGAAGAATCTGAAAGCCAGCTACAAGCTAAACCAGCCGACGTTGGAAGCACCATTAGCGAAGAATCAGGTCGTGGGCACCATTGATTATCAACTGGACGGCAAAACCATCGAACAGCATCCGCTGGTGGTGATGGAGGAAGTGAAAGAAGGGAATTTCTTCAGCCGCATGTGGGACTTTGTGATGATGAAGCTGAGCCAGTGGTTTGGTGGCATCTTCGGTTGA